A single region of the Pontibacter kalidii genome encodes:
- a CDS encoding DMT family transporter, with translation MKLSKGVIYMLLSTFFFALMQVCVKWVPHIPAEEIIVFRSLVSLAISLVFLRRAGVSVWGNNRKWLFARGAFGAVALILFFNVLQNIPLATAATLQYLSPIFTAILGIFIVKERVRLWQWFFFLVSFAGILVIEGVETNVDSLYLWLGVVSALFTGVAYSIVRRLNVQEHPLVIIFYFPLVTLPVVGIYTIFNWVQPEGWDWVILLLVGLFTQLGQYYMTLSYQHEEISKVANLTYIGIIYALLFGFFFFGELLNGWTYVGMALVLLGVILNVQYKNRLSKKATLAAEPGSK, from the coding sequence ATGAAGTTATCAAAAGGAGTGATATACATGCTGCTGTCGACGTTCTTTTTCGCGTTGATGCAGGTGTGCGTGAAGTGGGTGCCGCATATTCCGGCGGAGGAAATCATTGTATTCCGGTCGTTGGTGTCGCTGGCGATCAGTCTGGTGTTTCTGCGCAGGGCTGGGGTGAGCGTGTGGGGCAACAATCGCAAATGGCTGTTCGCGCGTGGGGCCTTCGGGGCGGTGGCCCTGATCCTGTTCTTCAACGTGCTGCAGAATATTCCGCTGGCTACGGCGGCCACGCTACAGTACCTGTCGCCCATTTTTACGGCCATACTGGGCATCTTTATCGTGAAGGAGCGGGTGCGGCTGTGGCAGTGGTTCTTTTTCCTGGTGTCGTTTGCAGGCATACTGGTGATAGAGGGCGTGGAGACGAACGTGGACAGTTTATACTTGTGGCTGGGTGTGGTGAGCGCCCTGTTTACGGGCGTGGCCTACAGCATTGTGCGCAGGCTGAACGTGCAGGAGCACCCCTTGGTCATTATCTTCTACTTCCCGCTGGTAACGCTGCCGGTGGTGGGCATTTATACTATCTTTAATTGGGTGCAGCCCGAGGGTTGGGATTGGGTTATACTCCTGCTGGTGGGCCTGTTCACGCAGCTGGGGCAGTACTACATGACGCTCTCCTACCAGCACGAGGAAATCTCCAAAGTGGCCAACCTGACTTACATCGGCATTATTTACGCGCTGCTGTTCGGCTTCTTTTTCTTTGGGGAGCTGCTCAACGGCTGGACCTACGTAGGCATGGCGCTGGTGCTGCTTGGGGTGATCCTGAACGTACAGTACAAAAACAGGCTCAGCAAAAAAGCAACCCTGGCCGCTGAACCTGGCTCTAAGTAA
- a CDS encoding regulatory protein RecX → MERDKKQKTYTPKEALIKAASYCAYQDRTQQEVRDKLFSYGLEPDDVEELIIRLSQEKLIDEERYAQSYVRGKYGLKKWGRRKIMQGLKSKGISDYCIKQGLKEIDPDLYEQHLLQLLEKKNATEKEKNPFARRQKLTYFLMSKGYENDLIQDALKGLEES, encoded by the coding sequence TTGGAACGCGACAAGAAGCAGAAAACCTACACCCCCAAGGAGGCGCTGATTAAAGCGGCCTCCTACTGCGCCTACCAGGACCGCACGCAGCAGGAGGTGCGCGACAAGCTGTTCTCCTACGGCCTGGAGCCCGACGATGTGGAGGAACTGATCATACGCCTGAGCCAGGAGAAACTGATTGATGAGGAGCGCTACGCCCAGAGCTACGTGCGCGGCAAGTATGGCCTGAAGAAGTGGGGCCGCCGCAAGATCATGCAGGGCCTCAAAAGCAAAGGCATCTCCGACTACTGCATCAAGCAGGGCCTGAAAGAGATTGACCCCGACCTATACGAGCAGCACCTGCTGCAGCTGCTGGAAAAGAAAAACGCCACCGAGAAAGAGAAAAACCCCTTCGCCCGCCGCCAAAAGCTAACGTACTTCCTCATGAGCAAAGGCTATGAGAACGACCTGATCCAGGATGCGCTGAAGGGGCTGGAGGAGAGTTAA
- a CDS encoding DUF4230 domain-containing protein, translating into MLLLRFLIKILPWVILLSLGIFLWRTVSDYFSKPEAKAEPEVVVNFNTVLTSVEDLGRMELVRYNFKDVVEYEKEVSRWIPNSKVALIVTGEAVGCVDFTKITEADIQFQGDSLVQVALPEPEVCYYKIDHSQTKVFSKENTYFQDADLVQESYKYAEANVKKAALNSGILNQTKVNAEKILKPMLEEITGRRVVLVPQRRIQNPELGPKR; encoded by the coding sequence ATGCTCTTACTTCGTTTTCTTATCAAAATTTTACCCTGGGTTATACTTCTCTCGCTCGGCATTTTCCTGTGGCGCACCGTTAGTGATTACTTCAGCAAGCCGGAAGCAAAGGCGGAACCGGAGGTGGTGGTGAATTTTAACACCGTGCTTACCTCGGTGGAGGATCTTGGGCGCATGGAGCTGGTGCGCTATAATTTTAAGGATGTGGTGGAGTACGAAAAGGAAGTATCGCGGTGGATACCCAATTCTAAGGTGGCGCTGATCGTAACCGGCGAGGCGGTGGGCTGCGTGGATTTCACCAAAATTACCGAGGCCGACATCCAGTTTCAGGGTGACTCGCTGGTGCAGGTGGCGCTGCCGGAGCCGGAGGTGTGCTACTACAAGATCGACCATAGCCAAACCAAAGTTTTCAGCAAGGAGAACACCTACTTCCAGGATGCCGACCTGGTGCAGGAAAGCTACAAGTATGCCGAGGCCAACGTAAAAAAAGCGGCCCTGAACTCCGGTATACTTAACCAAACGAAGGTAAACGCTGAGAAAATCCTGAAGCCAATGCTGGAAGAGATAACCGGCCGCCGCGTGGTGCTGGTACCCCAACGCAGAATCCAGAACCCGGAACTGGGGCCGAAGCGGTAG
- a CDS encoding 1-aminocyclopropane-1-carboxylate deaminase/D-cysteine desulfhydrase, whose translation MEEAPLQKLEDELLQEQGVELWVKREDLLHPHISGNKWRKLKYNLQEAQQQGQLTLLTFGGAYSNHIAATAAAGKEYGFKTIGIIRGEEHLPLNPTLRFATSCGMQLHYISREKYKLKAESHFLEELQQQFGNVYMLPEGGTNLLAVKGCTEIVQDIDLKYDYICCAMGTGGTLAGIVAGLAGAQEVLGFPALKGGEFLQQEVEELVQAYSGRTYSNWHLLTGYHFGGYAKVKPELLAFMEDFKKQHHIPLEPIYTGKMMYGLFDLIRQGYFARGSRVVAVHTGGLQGNAGFRERLGVQIL comes from the coding sequence ATGGAAGAGGCACCGCTACAGAAACTGGAGGACGAGCTGCTGCAGGAGCAGGGCGTGGAGCTATGGGTGAAACGTGAGGATTTGCTGCACCCGCACATATCGGGTAATAAGTGGCGCAAGCTCAAGTATAACCTGCAGGAGGCCCAGCAGCAGGGGCAACTTACGCTGCTTACTTTCGGCGGGGCCTACTCCAACCACATTGCGGCCACAGCAGCAGCGGGCAAGGAATACGGCTTCAAAACCATCGGCATTATCCGGGGAGAGGAGCATTTGCCGCTCAATCCCACCCTTCGCTTTGCCACCTCCTGCGGCATGCAGCTGCACTACATCAGCCGCGAAAAGTATAAACTAAAAGCAGAGTCGCATTTTCTGGAAGAGCTTCAGCAGCAATTTGGCAACGTGTACATGCTACCAGAGGGCGGTACCAACCTGCTGGCCGTGAAAGGCTGTACCGAGATCGTGCAGGACATCGACCTGAAGTATGACTACATCTGCTGCGCCATGGGCACCGGTGGCACGCTGGCGGGCATCGTGGCTGGCCTGGCAGGGGCGCAGGAGGTACTAGGGTTCCCGGCCCTAAAAGGCGGGGAGTTTTTGCAGCAGGAGGTGGAGGAACTGGTGCAGGCTTACAGCGGCCGTACGTACAGCAACTGGCACCTCCTCACGGGTTACCACTTCGGGGGCTACGCCAAGGTAAAGCCGGAACTGCTGGCATTTATGGAGGACTTCAAAAAGCAGCACCACATCCCGCTGGAGCCTATCTATACCGGCAAAATGATGTATGGCCTGTTTGATCTGATACGGCAAGGCTACTTTGCCAGGGGCAGCCGCGTGGTGGCGGTGCACACAGGTGGTTTGCAGGGCAACGCCGGTTTCAGGGAACGGCTGGGGGTACAGATTTTGTAG